A genomic stretch from Anaerolinea thermophila UNI-1 includes:
- the dcd gene encoding dCTP deaminase — translation MGIKPDHWIRKMALEHGMIEPFVDHQVREGVISYGVSSYGYDIRVADEFKIFTNVYSAIVDPKNFDRASMVDFKGDVCVIPPNSFALARTVEYFRIPRNVLTICVGKSTYARCGIIVNVTPFEPEWEGFVTLEISNTTPLPARIYANEGIAQVLFFEADEPCEISYADKKGKYQKQQSIILPKV, via the coding sequence ATGGGCATTAAACCCGACCATTGGATTCGCAAAATGGCACTGGAACACGGCATGATTGAGCCATTTGTAGATCATCAGGTACGTGAGGGGGTGATCTCTTACGGGGTTTCCTCTTATGGGTACGATATCCGTGTTGCCGACGAGTTCAAGATTTTCACTAATGTTTACTCTGCCATTGTAGATCCAAAAAATTTCGACCGTGCATCAATGGTGGATTTTAAGGGCGATGTGTGCGTGATTCCCCCCAATTCTTTTGCTCTGGCGCGCACAGTGGAATATTTCCGGATTCCACGCAACGTCCTGACGATCTGTGTGGGTAAATCCACGTATGCGCGCTGTGGGATTATCGTCAATGTGACCCCCTTTGAGCCGGAATGGGAAGGGTTTGTCACCCTGGAAATCAGCAATACCACCCCATTGCCGGCACGCATTTATGCAAATGAAGGAATTGCACAGGTTTTGTTCTTTGAAGCGGACGAACCCTGCGAAATTTCCTATGCCGATAAAAAAGGCAAGTACCAGAAACAACAATCCATTATCCTACCCAAAGTATGA
- a CDS encoding SOS response-associated peptidase yields the protein MFGKPVGDPRHSDVSAFSCGHTVCLPHFNHDCNRANKPSFRTAFARRRCIIPATGFYEWKSVGEGQKRIPYFIGLREHAPFAFAGLWEVWLNEKGEEVHSCAIITCPANALVAELHDRMPVILDLQTIPNWLHETSAARLKTLLVPFEADRMVAYPVSRQVNSPAVDSPELILPESQKE from the coding sequence TTGTTTGGCAAGCCGGTAGGCGATCCTCGCCACTCGGACGTATCTGCTTTCTCGTGTGGTCATACCGTATGTTTACCACATTTCAACCATGATTGCAACAGAGCAAATAAGCCTTCTTTTCGAACAGCGTTTGCTCGTCGGCGCTGTATTATCCCTGCTACAGGGTTTTATGAGTGGAAGTCCGTTGGGGAGGGGCAAAAGCGTATTCCTTACTTTATCGGATTAAGAGAACATGCCCCCTTTGCTTTTGCCGGTTTATGGGAGGTATGGCTCAATGAAAAGGGAGAAGAGGTACATTCCTGTGCGATTATTACCTGTCCGGCAAATGCACTCGTTGCCGAACTGCATGATCGTATGCCTGTGATTCTGGATTTACAAACGATCCCCAACTGGTTGCACGAGACTTCTGCAGCCAGGTTGAAAACCTTGCTGGTGCCTTTTGAGGCGGATCGCATGGTTGCATATCCGGTTTCCAGGCAGGTCAATTCACCAGCCGTGGATTCTCCTGAACTCATTCTTCCGGAATCTCAGAAAGAATGA
- a CDS encoding SOS response-associated peptidase family protein: MCGRFTLFLDAETLQEVFGVSEIPADYTPRYNIAPSQPVGVITNLHPQRMEWMRWGLIPSWAKDPAIGERMINARAETLTDKPCSVAKIG; the protein is encoded by the coding sequence ATGTGTGGAAGGTTTACTTTATTTTTGGACGCAGAAACTTTACAGGAAGTTTTTGGGGTGAGTGAGATCCCCGCCGATTACACTCCCCGTTATAATATTGCGCCATCTCAACCTGTAGGTGTCATTACCAACCTTCATCCTCAACGGATGGAATGGATGCGTTGGGGGTTGATTCCCTCGTGGGCAAAAGACCCGGCAATAGGGGAGCGGATGATTAATGCCCGGGCGGAGACGTTGACGGATAAGCCTTGCTCTGTTGCAAAGATAGGTTAG
- a CDS encoding transposase, translating to MARIAYRLAKQALPMYSHAKSPHHFTLPQLGACVLLMFYLNLSYRDMEEWLLASDAVGKELELPRVPDHTTLQRTYAKIRKADWMRMNETLLEEIGRPEEEGVAADSTGFSPGPASSYYQSRSGKAYRHWAKGVYAVGIVSQFILAMQSGWGPGSDAPYLGYLRRKARRFAKRRAWVLLADSGFDGRTVRPQDLIPPVRRGGNLLAPERRARSELVSAARLDGLYGQRWKTETVNSVIKRKFGQAIRSRKRSLQNREPIIKGLVYNIHR from the coding sequence GTGGCGAGGATCGCCTACCGGCTTGCCAAACAAGCATTACCGATGTATTCACATGCCAAGAGTCCCCATCACTTCACGTTGCCGCAGTTGGGGGCCTGTGTTTTGTTGATGTTCTACCTGAATCTCAGCTATCGCGACATGGAAGAATGGCTGCTGGCAAGCGATGCGGTTGGTAAGGAGCTGGAATTACCGCGTGTTCCCGATCATACGACCCTGCAACGTACCTACGCCAAGATACGCAAAGCGGATTGGATGCGCATGAACGAGACCTTGCTCGAGGAAATCGGACGGCCTGAAGAAGAAGGGGTGGCTGCCGATAGTACCGGCTTCTCACCCGGCCCGGCCAGTTCTTACTACCAAAGCCGTTCGGGAAAAGCCTATCGCCACTGGGCGAAGGGCGTTTATGCCGTTGGAATTGTCTCGCAATTCATCCTTGCGATGCAATCCGGCTGGGGTCCAGGTAGCGATGCCCCTTATCTGGGCTATCTGCGCCGCAAAGCCAGGCGGTTTGCCAAACGTCGGGCTTGGGTCTTGCTGGCCGATTCAGGGTTCGATGGTCGGACTGTCCGGCCTCAAGACTTGATTCCACCCGTTCGGCGAGGTGGAAATTTGCTGGCCCCTGAACGACGAGCAAGAAGCGAGCTTGTCTCTGCGGCTCGCCTGGATGGTCTCTATGGTCAACGCTGGAAGACCGAAACCGTGAATTCGGTCATCAAGCGCAAATTCGGGCAAGCCATCCGCTCGCGGAAACGCAGCCTGCAAAACCGAGAACCGATTATCAAAGGACTGGTCTACAACATACACCGCTAG
- a CDS encoding CapA family protein, translating into MRKILLLLSGILWLTACTSGVMSTPDLVSATPKVTEHPVETIAGETTPSPSPTVISRKVWAHPAIPSSLREQISLPQGWEWGTEELSAVHLVPQATQSISRWIYVLVAPFPTFEDDFSSSQLRNVWQKGKISEDGPDHILVTPSTAEALSTLWGTPSDTIMIVSEDAILSGAWEGPRTWAIVPFEQLVPQWKVISLDGHSPIQKQFKENDYPLQVTFGWSGEPNALKAFLQDWERDHSGDFLLTNRDENRLTTVMLTGVTALVRGTAALMERNGMEYPAQDIGNWLREADILHVNNEVPFARNCPAPYNWQGLVFCSQERYIGLLESIGTDVVELSGDHFADWGADAMLFTLDLYRQRGWQTYGGGANDEEAKRPALFEHNGNRIAFIGCNYKEKGYASASPTTPGAIHCDPEWLIPLIRQVKAEGYLPIVTFQHQEYYEYIARPKLQEDFRAVAEAGAVIVSGSQAHQPHAMEFYSGAFLHYGLGNLFFDQVYSMDSTRTAMMDRHVFYNGKHISTEVLTITFVDYARSRPSTLQERRDLLRKVFNASGWGKMEDIP; encoded by the coding sequence ATGAGAAAAATCCTCTTATTGCTTTCTGGTATTTTATGGTTAACTGCCTGCACCTCCGGGGTGATGTCCACCCCGGATTTGGTGTCAGCAACACCGAAGGTAACAGAGCACCCAGTCGAAACTATAGCAGGAGAAACTACGCCTTCTCCTTCGCCGACAGTTATTTCCAGAAAGGTATGGGCACATCCTGCCATACCCTCTTCGTTGAGAGAGCAAATCTCTCTACCTCAGGGTTGGGAGTGGGGTACGGAAGAACTATCGGCGGTTCATCTTGTTCCACAGGCAACCCAATCTATCAGCCGGTGGATTTATGTCCTGGTAGCTCCCTTTCCCACCTTCGAAGACGATTTTTCTTCCTCTCAGTTGAGGAATGTATGGCAAAAAGGCAAAATTTCCGAAGATGGTCCCGACCACATTCTGGTCACTCCATCTACTGCCGAAGCCCTTTCCACTCTTTGGGGAACGCCTTCGGACACCATAATGATTGTGTCAGAGGATGCCATCTTATCTGGCGCTTGGGAAGGTCCCCGTACATGGGCAATTGTGCCTTTCGAACAACTGGTACCCCAATGGAAGGTGATTTCGCTGGATGGTCACTCTCCCATCCAAAAACAGTTTAAGGAAAATGACTACCCCCTTCAGGTTACTTTTGGATGGTCCGGAGAGCCAAACGCCCTTAAGGCATTTCTTCAAGATTGGGAACGAGACCATTCCGGCGATTTTCTGCTCACAAACCGGGATGAAAACCGCCTTACCACCGTCATGTTGACCGGCGTGACCGCACTGGTGCGCGGTACGGCTGCATTGATGGAACGCAACGGTATGGAATATCCGGCTCAGGATATTGGCAATTGGCTTCGGGAAGCGGATATTTTGCATGTTAATAATGAAGTACCATTTGCCAGGAACTGCCCTGCCCCTTATAACTGGCAGGGGCTGGTCTTCTGCAGTCAGGAACGCTACATTGGCTTGTTGGAATCCATTGGAACGGATGTGGTGGAACTCTCAGGGGATCACTTTGCCGATTGGGGGGCCGATGCCATGTTGTTCACCCTGGATCTGTACCGCCAACGAGGATGGCAAACTTACGGCGGAGGGGCAAACGATGAAGAAGCCAAACGTCCTGCGTTGTTCGAACATAACGGCAACCGTATTGCCTTCATAGGATGCAACTACAAAGAAAAGGGGTATGCCAGCGCCAGCCCAACCACCCCGGGCGCCATCCATTGTGACCCTGAATGGCTCATACCATTGATTCGCCAGGTCAAAGCCGAGGGATATCTGCCCATTGTGACTTTCCAGCACCAGGAATATTACGAGTACATCGCCCGCCCCAAACTGCAAGAGGATTTTCGTGCTGTTGCAGAGGCCGGTGCAGTCATCGTGAGCGGCAGTCAGGCACATCAACCTCATGCCATGGAATTTTATTCGGGGGCATTCCTGCATTACGGCTTGGGGAATTTATTCTTTGATCAGGTGTATTCGATGGACTCCACCCGCACAGCCATGATGGATCGGCATGTTTTTTACAATGGAAAACACATCTCAACCGAGGTACTGACCATTACCTTTGTAGATTACGCACGCTCACGTCCTTCAACATTACAAGAACGTCGCGATCTGCTCCGGAAGGTATTCAATGCCAGCGGTTGGGGTAAAATGGAAGATATTCCATAA
- the ftcD gene encoding glutamate formimidoyltransferase encodes MSQPLVECIPNFSEARRPEVVEAIRSAIASVAEVSILDQHSDMDHNRTVITLIGPPAAVEEAAYRGIEKAVELIDLNHHTGEHPRIGAADVVPFVPIRDITMEECVEMARRLGKRVGETLQIPVYLYEEAATRPSRKNLEDIRRGEYEALKQEMGRNPERTPDFGPEQVGPAGATVIGARQPLIAFNVYLTTNDVSIASQIARAVRHSSGGLRFVKAMGVLVEGRAQVSMNLTNFRQTPVYRVVEMIRREAQRYGVGIHHSELVGLIPEDALIDSAVWYLQLDGFEPNQVLERRMTQALSKEPTSQMAQPNFLEELARGTPTPGGGSASAYSAAAAAALVAMVARLTVGKKKYAEVEPKMWEIIEQAEALRQEMTHAITEDAQAFDAFLNASRLPKDTPEQQEARSRALEQATLGAIQVPLRVARKAIQIMQLALQVATLGNLNAISDAGSALAQARAALTGAGLNVRINCLGLSDSSQVESFVSELRQLEDEATKLESQMQNILIQRGKLPF; translated from the coding sequence ATGAGCCAGCCACTTGTTGAATGCATTCCCAACTTCTCCGAAGCACGCCGTCCGGAAGTTGTTGAAGCCATCCGCAGTGCCATCGCTAGCGTGGCAGAAGTCAGTATCCTCGATCAACATTCAGATATGGATCATAACCGTACGGTGATTACGCTGATCGGTCCGCCGGCCGCCGTGGAAGAAGCCGCCTACCGCGGCATCGAAAAAGCCGTTGAACTGATTGACCTGAATCACCACACTGGCGAACACCCTCGTATCGGCGCAGCAGATGTGGTTCCGTTCGTTCCCATCCGCGATATCACCATGGAAGAATGTGTGGAGATGGCGCGCCGTCTGGGCAAACGGGTAGGTGAAACTCTGCAGATTCCTGTATATCTATACGAAGAAGCCGCCACTCGACCCAGCCGAAAAAACCTGGAAGATATCCGCCGTGGGGAATACGAAGCCCTGAAACAGGAAATGGGACGCAACCCTGAACGTACTCCAGATTTTGGACCTGAGCAGGTGGGGCCTGCTGGTGCAACGGTGATTGGCGCGCGACAGCCGCTGATTGCCTTTAATGTGTACCTGACCACAAACGATGTCTCCATTGCCAGTCAGATTGCCCGGGCAGTGCGCCATTCTTCCGGCGGATTGCGCTTTGTGAAAGCCATGGGGGTTCTCGTAGAAGGACGCGCCCAAGTTTCAATGAATCTGACCAACTTCCGCCAAACGCCGGTATACCGGGTGGTGGAAATGATTCGGCGCGAAGCCCAACGCTACGGCGTGGGAATCCATCACAGTGAACTGGTTGGCTTGATTCCTGAAGATGCCCTGATTGACTCGGCAGTGTGGTATCTGCAACTGGACGGCTTTGAGCCTAATCAGGTGCTGGAACGCCGCATGACTCAAGCCCTGAGCAAGGAACCCACCTCTCAAATGGCACAACCTAATTTCCTGGAAGAACTGGCACGCGGCACACCTACCCCAGGGGGCGGTTCTGCTTCGGCATACAGCGCCGCTGCCGCGGCAGCGTTGGTGGCAATGGTTGCCCGTTTAACCGTGGGTAAGAAAAAATACGCCGAGGTCGAGCCCAAAATGTGGGAAATCATCGAGCAAGCCGAAGCCCTGCGTCAGGAAATGACTCATGCCATTACAGAAGATGCTCAGGCTTTTGATGCCTTCCTGAACGCATCCCGTTTGCCCAAAGATACGCCCGAACAGCAAGAGGCTCGTTCCCGTGCGCTGGAACAAGCCACCCTCGGAGCAATTCAGGTGCCTTTACGGGTTGCCCGCAAAGCCATACAAATCATGCAATTAGCCCTCCAGGTAGCCACGCTTGGGAACCTCAACGCCATTTCGGACGCAGGCAGTGCGCTGGCACAGGCTCGCGCGGCGCTCACCGGCGCAGGATTGAATGTGCGCATCAATTGTCTGGGGTTATCCGATTCTTCACAGGTGGAGTCGTTCGTCTCGGAATTACGTCAGTTAGAAGATGAAGCCACAAAACTAGAAAGTCAAATGCAAAACATCTTAATTCAAAGAGGAAAATTGCCTTTCTAG
- a CDS encoding NUDIX hydrolase yields MSVSLLNWARQIQSIAQAGLSYAQNPFDRERYEKLMEIAAQLMALESLDPPEKIHAILRAEAGYLTPKVDVRAGVIQDGRILLVREMLDGGRWTLPGGWVDPGDTPSSAVEREVREETGYEARAVKLVAVFDREHQGHPPYLFSIFKLYFLCELRGGEPRGSIETGESRFFGRCEIPELSLARTLPQHIEMLFRHYEQPDLPAEFD; encoded by the coding sequence ATGAGTGTCTCTTTGCTTAACTGGGCACGGCAGATTCAATCCATCGCACAGGCGGGTTTAAGTTATGCGCAAAACCCCTTTGACCGTGAGCGGTATGAAAAACTCATGGAAATCGCTGCGCAATTGATGGCTCTGGAGAGTCTAGACCCTCCAGAGAAAATCCACGCTATTCTAAGAGCGGAAGCCGGATATCTTACCCCCAAGGTGGATGTACGCGCCGGGGTGATTCAGGATGGACGCATTCTCTTAGTACGGGAAATGCTGGATGGCGGACGCTGGACCCTCCCCGGTGGTTGGGTTGACCCGGGAGACACTCCCTCTTCGGCGGTGGAGCGAGAAGTCCGCGAAGAAACGGGTTATGAAGCCAGAGCAGTGAAACTGGTAGCCGTCTTTGACCGCGAACATCAGGGGCATCCGCCCTATCTATTCAGTATTTTCAAACTGTATTTTCTGTGCGAATTGCGAGGCGGAGAACCCAGAGGAAGCATTGAAACCGGTGAATCGCGTTTCTTTGGGCGGTGTGAGATCCCTGAACTCTCGCTGGCAAGAACTTTACCTCAGCATATCGAGATGCTTTTCAGACATTACGAACAGCCCGACCTGCCTGCGGAATTTGATTAA